One segment of Gilliamella sp. ESL0441 DNA contains the following:
- a CDS encoding HIT domain-containing protein yields MAEETIFSKIIRHEIPADIVFQDDKVTAFRDISPQAPTHILIIPNKLIPTVNHVTEQDEQLLGHMVIVAAKIAKQEGIDENGYRLIMNCNKDAGQEVFHIHMHLLGGKNLGRLIG; encoded by the coding sequence ATGGCAGAAGAAACTATTTTTAGTAAAATTATCCGACATGAAATTCCAGCAGATATCGTTTTTCAAGATGATAAAGTTACCGCTTTTCGAGATATTTCACCGCAAGCCCCCACTCACATTTTAATCATCCCAAACAAACTTATTCCAACCGTTAATCATGTTACTGAACAAGATGAACAGTTACTTGGACATATGGTGATTGTGGCAGCTAAAATTGCTAAACAAGAAGGTATTGATGAAAATGGTTATCGATTAATTATGAATTGTAATAAAGATGCGGGACAAGAGGTCTTTCATATTCATATGCATTTATTAGGTGGAAAAAATTTGGGGCGATTAATAGGTTAA
- the nagZ gene encoding beta-N-acetylhexosaminidase encodes MGPLLIDFEGTTLTKEDQELLQNPLVAGVILFSRNFQNVEQLSELIKEIRSISPERLLISVDHEGGRVQRFRQGFTLIPPAQSYALLNDIEQAKTLAFDAGWLLAMELIAFDIDLSYAPVLDLGHECLAIGSRSFHQDANIAYQIASAMIDGMHSAGMKTTGKHFPGHGHVIADSHKETPVDHRNQLLIEHDMQIFSRLIADKKLDAIMPAHVIYPAFDDKPASGSSFWLKTVLRQQLHFDGVIFSDDLSMEGASVMGNYAERAKNALEAGCDLLLACNNRQGTLAILEELYSLVKQQSLRSTKAQSLLTQNKISHEDLIKTVDWQNRYNNIMKLNEKWADYNASSHH; translated from the coding sequence ATGGGACCACTATTAATTGATTTTGAGGGGACGACCTTAACTAAAGAAGATCAAGAGCTTTTACAAAATCCTTTAGTTGCTGGTGTCATTTTATTTAGCCGTAATTTTCAGAATGTAGAACAATTATCAGAATTAATAAAAGAGATTCGTTCAATATCCCCAGAACGATTACTCATTTCGGTTGATCATGAAGGGGGACGAGTTCAGCGTTTTAGACAAGGTTTTACGTTAATTCCACCAGCCCAATCGTATGCGTTGCTAAATGATATTGAACAAGCAAAGACCTTAGCTTTTGATGCCGGTTGGTTGTTAGCAATGGAACTAATTGCCTTTGATATCGATTTGAGTTATGCCCCCGTATTGGATTTAGGTCATGAATGTTTAGCTATCGGCTCACGTTCGTTTCATCAAGATGCCAATATCGCATATCAAATTGCATCTGCAATGATTGATGGTATGCATAGTGCAGGAATGAAAACAACCGGCAAACATTTTCCGGGCCATGGTCATGTTATTGCTGATTCTCATAAAGAAACGCCAGTTGATCATCGCAATCAATTATTAATAGAACATGATATGCAGATATTTTCCAGATTAATTGCTGATAAAAAACTCGATGCAATTATGCCAGCGCATGTTATCTATCCAGCGTTTGATGATAAACCTGCGAGCGGTTCAAGCTTTTGGCTCAAAACAGTGCTTCGTCAACAATTACATTTTGATGGTGTCATCTTTTCCGATGATTTATCGATGGAAGGTGCTTCTGTCATGGGAAATTATGCTGAACGAGCAAAAAATGCATTAGAGGCAGGCTGTGATCTGTTGTTAGCGTGTAATAACCGACAAGGGACATTAGCAATTTTAGAGGAATTGTATAGTTTAGTTAAACAACAATCCTTAAGATCAACTAAAGCGCAATCGCTGTTGACACAAAACAAAATCAGCCATGAGGATTTAATCAAAACGGTTGATTGGCAAAATCGATACAACAACATCATGAAACTAAACGAAAAATGGGCGGACTATAATGCAAGTAGCCATCATTGA
- a CDS encoding sigma 54-interacting transcriptional regulator, translating to MQVAIIEIDHNKRLIAYNDKAQALLSSTLLTLQQPFDFQTIFHLDKMQSVNEFDDTIIVLNAQYYLLQKVNETSKTIFIIQPIEYLKKRLSKIHVVANQAFDIFATQSNAMQKLVAQAKAFAMQREPLLISGETGTGKDLLAYACHQYSPRGDQTFLALNCAAMPDEVVESELYGHAAGAYPGVVESKKGFFEQANGGSVLLDGIDEMSFQMQTKLLRFINDGYFRRVGDDNEVYVDVRIICATKVDLADLVEQGKFRKDLYYRLNVLSLHLPSLRERKEDIAPLTMMFVNEFADKQGIPAPDIDNEVFDYLARYSWPGNVRQLKNILYCALSQLTSTKLTVNDIELPVQTLSRISGIDNIENKTLDEMTKQFEKEILLQLYDKYPSSRKLAKRLGVSHTAIANKLRDYGIGR from the coding sequence ATGCAAGTAGCCATCATTGAAATTGATCATAATAAACGACTTATAGCATATAATGACAAGGCTCAAGCGTTACTTTCATCGACTTTGTTAACGTTACAGCAACCTTTCGATTTTCAAACAATATTTCATCTGGATAAGATGCAAAGTGTTAATGAGTTCGATGATACCATTATTGTACTTAATGCTCAGTATTATCTGTTACAAAAAGTTAACGAAACATCAAAAACTATTTTTATCATCCAACCCATAGAATATCTTAAAAAAAGGTTATCTAAAATTCATGTTGTGGCAAATCAGGCTTTTGACATTTTTGCGACCCAAAGTAATGCCATGCAAAAATTAGTTGCACAAGCAAAAGCGTTTGCGATGCAACGTGAACCGTTGTTAATTTCGGGCGAAACGGGCACTGGAAAAGATCTGCTTGCTTATGCTTGTCATCAATACAGCCCTCGAGGGGATCAGACTTTTCTAGCGTTAAATTGTGCTGCAATGCCAGACGAAGTGGTTGAAAGTGAGCTTTATGGTCATGCTGCTGGTGCTTACCCAGGAGTCGTAGAAAGTAAAAAAGGTTTTTTTGAACAGGCTAATGGCGGATCGGTTTTACTTGATGGCATTGACGAAATGTCTTTTCAGATGCAAACCAAGTTATTACGGTTCATCAATGATGGCTATTTTCGTCGGGTTGGTGATGATAACGAGGTGTATGTAGATGTACGTATTATTTGTGCCACCAAAGTTGATTTAGCCGATTTAGTCGAACAAGGAAAATTTAGAAAAGATCTTTATTATCGGCTCAATGTGCTTTCATTACATCTTCCTTCATTACGGGAGCGCAAAGAAGACATTGCTCCGCTAACCATGATGTTTGTCAATGAATTTGCCGATAAACAAGGCATTCCTGCTCCTGATATCGATAATGAAGTTTTTGATTATTTAGCCCGTTACTCATGGCCAGGGAATGTAAGACAACTAAAAAATATCCTATATTGCGCTCTATCTCAGTTGACTTCAACTAAATTGACCGTCAATGATATTGAGCTACCTGTGCAAACTTTATCAAGAATATCAGGCATCGATAATATCGAAAATAAGACATTAGATGAAATGACCAAGCAGTTTGAAAAAGAGATTTTATTACAGTTATACGATAAGTATCCAAGTTCCCGTAAACTGGCGAAACGGTTAGGCGTTTCACATACTGCAATCGCCAATAAATTACGGGATTATGGGATAGGGCGGTAG
- the rfbB gene encoding dTDP-glucose 4,6-dehydratase, with the protein MSNSKRILITGGAGFIGSAVIRHIINHTEDYVINLDKLTYAANLKSLESISQNERYFFEKVDICDRQALDRIFKLYQPNAVLHLAAESHVDRSINDPTNFIESNIIGTFNLLESSRYYWNALSEELKCRFRFLHVSTDEVYGELPKNELFFNELSPYAPNNPYSASKASSDHLVRAWYKTYGLPTIITHSSNNYGPFQHSEKLIPSVISNAIDCRPITIYGEGLQIRDWIYVEDSAKALYSILINGKIGETYNIGANNELTNIALAQKLCNILEEIAPHNKNGITKYQDLIQFVSDRPGHDYRYAIDSSKIKNELSWSPQESFESGLRKTVKFLINNRTMTACINKR; encoded by the coding sequence TTGTCTAACAGCAAAAGAATTTTAATAACTGGTGGAGCAGGATTTATTGGTTCTGCTGTTATACGGCATATAATTAATCACACAGAAGATTATGTTATTAATCTCGATAAGCTAACCTATGCTGCAAATTTAAAGTCGTTAGAAAGTATTTCACAAAATGAGAGATATTTTTTTGAAAAGGTTGATATTTGTGATCGACAAGCATTAGATCGCATTTTTAAACTATATCAACCCAATGCCGTTCTGCACTTGGCGGCTGAAAGTCATGTTGACCGTTCAATTAATGATCCAACAAACTTCATTGAAAGTAATATTATAGGAACGTTTAACTTACTTGAAAGTAGTCGATATTATTGGAATGCTTTATCGGAAGAACTCAAATGTCGTTTTCGTTTTCTACATGTGTCTACTGATGAAGTTTATGGCGAATTACCTAAAAATGAACTGTTTTTCAATGAATTATCACCTTACGCACCAAATAATCCTTATTCGGCATCAAAAGCATCAAGCGATCATTTAGTCAGAGCTTGGTATAAAACTTATGGTTTACCCACTATAATTACACATAGTTCAAATAATTATGGGCCTTTTCAACATTCAGAAAAATTAATTCCATCGGTCATTTCAAATGCAATTGATTGTAGACCGATAACTATCTATGGTGAAGGCTTGCAAATACGTGATTGGATATATGTTGAAGATAGTGCTAAGGCTTTATATTCCATATTAATCAATGGTAAAATAGGAGAAACCTATAATATAGGGGCTAATAATGAATTAACCAATATAGCATTAGCTCAAAAGCTTTGTAATATATTGGAAGAAATCGCTCCTCACAATAAAAATGGAATAACAAAATATCAAGATTTAATTCAATTTGTATCTGATAGACCTGGTCATGATTATCGATATGCAATAGATTCCTCTAAAATAAAAAATGAGTTGAGTTGGAGTCCTCAAGAAAGCTTTGAAAGTGGGTTAAGGAAAACGGTTAAATTTTTAATAAATAATCGAACAATGACAGCATGTATAAATAAGCGGTGA